A stretch of DNA from Coriobacteriia bacterium:
AACTTCGGGCACGCCGACCCGCCGATAAAGATGGGCGAGATCGAGCTCAACGACGTGCCGGCCTCGGGCGGGCTGGCGGCCGTCGACACGTACCTCGGCGTCACCGAGCCCTCGCGCACGAGGGGCATCGAGTACGGCGGGGCGCACGTGATCGAGGACCTGCTGCGCGGACGCGCGGTGCGCCTGCGGGCGCGCGGCCCCGGGACGGACTGCTACCCGCGGACCGAGATCGACACATGGGTCACGCTGGACGACCTCAACCAGGCCTACCTCTTCAACCCGCGCAACGCCTACCAGAACTACGCCGTCGCGGTGAACTCGACCGACCGCACGCTGCGGACCTACCTCGGCACGCTGCTGCCGAAGTACGGGAACGCGACGTACTGCTCCTCGGGCTCCCTCTCGCCGTTGCTCAACGACCCGACGTACCGCGCCATCGGCGTGGGCACGCGCTGCTTCGTCGCGGGCGCGCCGGGCTTCGTGGCGTGGGAGGGCACGCAGCACAACCCGAACCAGGCGCGCGACGACAACGGCGTCCCGGTGGCGCCGTCGGGCACTCTGGCCGTGATCGCGGACCTCAAGGCCGCCGACGCGGGGTTCTTCTCGGCGGCGACGATGAGCGGGTACGGGGTGAGCGCCTTCGTCGGGGTCGGCGTGCCGATCCCGGTGCTCGACGAGGACCTGGCCGCGACGCTGGCGCTGACCGACGCGCAACTCTCGGCGACGGTGTTCGACTACGGGGTGGCGCGGCGCAGCCGGCCGAACCTCGGCACGGTCACTTACGAGGAGCTGCGCGGCGGCGCGATCGAGGTCGAGGGACGCAAGGTGCCCTGCGGGCCGATCAGTTCCCTGGCGGTCGCCAGGAGGATCGCCGAGGACCTCAAGCGCTGGGTGGCCGAGGAGCGCTTCACGCTCTCTGCGCCGCTGCGGCCCCTGCCCGGCCCGGGCGCGCCTCCGTTCAAGCCGCTCGAGGAGCGCGGAGAGCCAGAGCCGGTCCTCGGCGCGGAGGAGGCGAGCGGCGATGCGTAGGAGACTGGACCTGACCTTCCCTCCCCGGCAGGCCAAGAAGCCGATCACGTGGCATCTGGTGCGAGACTTCGACCTGGTGCCCAACATCCTGCGCGCTCAGATCCAGCCGGGCCAGTACGGACGGATGGTCGTTGAGGTCAGCGGGAAGCGGGAGGACATCGAGGCCGCGATGGCGTTCCTCGCGCACGAGGGGCTCGAGGTGCGACCGGCGGCGTCCGACATCGCCTTGGACGAGGAGCGCTGCGTGGTGTGCGGCTTGTGCACCGCCGTCTGCAAGCCCGGCGCGATGGTCCTCGGCGAGCGGGCCGAGCTCGTGTTCGACAAGGACAAGTGCGTGTACTGCGAGGCGTGCGTGAGCGCATGCCCCAGGCGCGCCGTGACGCTGAGCTTCTAAGAGGGGGAGACGTGCCCGACATCGGGGTCAGGCTGGGCAGAGAGGTGCTCGTGATCGACGGGGCGATGGGCACGATGCTGCAGCGCGCCGGAGTCCCGCCGGAGCAGTGCCACGAGCAGCTCAACGTCACAGCGCCCGAGATCGTCGAGCAGGTGCATCGCGACTACGTGATAGCGGGCGCGGACTGCATCACCACCAACACGTTCGGCGGCACTCGCGCCAAGCTCGACGAGTACGGCCTCGGCGACCAGGCGCGCGAGCTCAACCGCGCCGCCGTACGCATCGCGCGCCGCTCGGGCGCCCAGCACGTGCTGGCGAGCATGGGGCCTACGGGGCTCGTGCCGGAGCCGCTCGGCGACGCCACGTTCGGCGAGCTCTTCGAGCTCTTCGCGGAGCAGGCTCGCGCGCTGGCCGAGGAGGGGCCCGACGCCTTCATCGTCGAGACGATGACAGACGTCGCCGAGGCCCGGTGCGCGGTCTTCGCGGCGCGCTCGGCCGCCCCGGACCTGCCGGTGATCGCGTCCGTGACGTTCGGGCTCTCGGGACGCACCGACCTCTCCGGGACCGACCCGGCGACGGCGGCGGTAGTGCTCGAGGCCGCGGGTGCCGCAGCCGTGGGGATGAACTGCGGTCTCGGGCCCGAGCAGATGCTGCCGCTGGTGCGCGCGATGGCCGCTGCCACCGCCTTGCCGGTCGCGGCGCAGCCCAACGCAGGTCTGCCGTGCCTGGAGGAGGGGCGCACGGTATTCCCCGGTACGCCGGACGAGACCGGCTCGCACGCCGCGCTCTTCGTCGAGGCGGGCGCGACGCTCGTCGGGAGCTGCTGCGGCTCCACCCCGGCGTTCACGGGCGCGATCTCCGACCTCGCGCGGCGCGTGCCGCTGCCCGCGCGCCAGGCGCCGGCCGGCGTGGCGCTGGCGGGTCCGCGCGCCTCGGTCCGGATCGGCCCCGGCCTGCCGCTCGCGATCATCGGGGAGCGCATCAACCCCACCGGCAAGAAGGCGCTCGCGGATTCGTTGAGGGCCGGCTCGATGTCCGTCGTGCGCGAGTACGCGGTCGCCCAGCAGCATGCCGGCGCCGACCTGCTCGACGTGAACGTCGGCGCCGCGGGCGTGGAGGCGGCCGAGGCGCTGCCCGCGGCCGTCAAGGCCCTCGTGGCGCTCGCCGACCTGCCGCTCGTGCTCGACACGACCGATGCCGTGGCGCTGGAGCGCTCACTGAAGCTCTATCCTGGGCGCGCGCTGGTGAACTCCGTGGACGGGTCGCCGGACTCGCTGCGGACGGTGCTGCCGCTGGCGGCGCGGTACGGCGCCGCGGTGGTCGCGCTGTGCCTCGACGACGATGGCATCCCCGACACCGTCGAGGGCAGGATGGCCGTCCTCGACCGCATCCGCGAGGCGGCGCGGGGGCACGGGATGTCCGACCGCGACGTCGTGGCCGACTGCCTGACGCTGTCCGCCGCCGCGGATCCTCGAGCGGCGCAGGTGACCGTCGAGGCGGTGTGGGCGGCGGCGCGCGAGCGGGGGCTGGCGACCGTGCTGGGCGTGAGCAACGTCAGCCACGGCCTTCCGGGGCGCTCCGCGCTCAACGCGGCGTTCCTGGAGATGGCCGCCGCCGCCGGGCTCGCGAGCGCGATCGCCGAGGCGGCCGACCGCGAGGTCGCTCGCGCAGCCGCCGCAGCGAACGCGCTGCTGGGCCGTGACCCTCGCGCCGAGGTCTGGATCGCGCGGGCGGCCCCCCGGGGTCCGGAGGAGCCGGGCGGGGCGATCGGGCCCGGGAGGGCCCGAGAGCGGGCGGCCGCCGCGCTCGCCGCCGCCGTCGAGAACGGCGACCGTGACGGGGCGCCGCTCCTCGTCGACGACCTGCTGGCGGCCGGCATCGCGGCCGACGCGGTGATCCGCGGCGTTCTCACGCCCGCGATCCAGCGCCTCGGCGACGCGTTCGGCAGGGGAGAGACGTTCCTGCCGCAGCTGATGGCGGCCGCCGAGGCGATGAAGGCCGCCGTGGCGCGCGTCAAGGAACACCTCCCCGCCGAGGCCGCGGTCAGCGAGGGCCGGGTGGCTTTCGCCACCGTCAAGGGCGACATCCACTCGATCGGCAAGGACATCTGCGTGAGCCTGCTGGAGAGTCAAGGCTTCGACGTGGACGACCTGGGCGCCGACGTGCCGGCCGAGCAGGTCGCCGAGGCAGCGCGCTCGGCCGACGTCGTGTGTCTCTCGGCGCTGATGACCACGACGCTCCCCAGGATGGAGGAGGCGGTCCGAGCGGTGCGCGCCGCGGCCCCCGGCATCCCGGTGCTGGTGGGCGGCGCCGTCGTCACCGCCGAGTACGCCTCCGCCCTGGCCGCAGGTTACGCGGCCGACGCGCCGGGTTGCGTCGAGGCCGTGCGCGCGGCCGTGCGAGTCGGAACCTGAGAGGGTCGGGGACTCACCTCATGGGCGCCTCGCACGACAGCGAGGCTTCCGGCGTGAGCGCGAGCATGGCCACGTCGTCGGCGATACGGCCCTCCGAGTAGGCTTCGACCCGCGCGAAGACCGCGGCCGTCAGGTCGCCCTCCGCCGGCGCCTCGCGCACGGCCTCCGCGAGCCGCTCCAGCCCGAACAGCCCGCCCTCGGGGCTGCGAGCCTCCGTCACGCCGTCCGTGTACAGCAGCAACGTGTCGCCGGCGTTCAGGATCGCCTCGCCGTCCTCGAACGTCGCGCCCGAGAACGCGCCGAGCAGCGGGGAGTCGGTCGGCAGTGTCTCGACGGGCGCCTCTCCGGTCGCTCCGGTCCTGCGCACGATCGCCGGCGGGTGTCCCGCGCTGCAGTAGCGCAGGCGCCCCGTCGGGCAGTCGTAGACGCCGAAGAACACCGTCACGAACTCCGAGGGTTGGGTCAGGCGGCCCACCGCCTCGTTGATCGAGGCGAGGACCCGGGCCGGGGAGTAGCCCTCGTAGGCGTAGGCTCGCAGGCTGCTCTTGACGAACGAGATCAGCGTGGCGGCCTCCAGCCCCTTGCCCGAGACGTCGCCGACGGCCACGCCGAGGCGCTGGTGCCCCAACTCGAACAGGTCGTAGAAGTCCCCGCCCACCAGCGTCGCCTCCACCGCCGAGCGGTAGAGGTGGTGGAAGCGCAGGCCGGGGACGGAGACCGGCATCCTCAGCAGCGACTCCTGGAGGCGCAGCGCGACGTCGCGCTCGCGCTCGTAAAGCCTCTCGTTGTCGTCGGCGAGGCGCTGCACCTGCTCGAACAGGCCCACGTTCTCCAGCGCGTCGGCGACCTGCCCCGCGAACAGCCCTAGCAGCTCCCCTTCGCGCTCCTCCTCGGCCCACGGCATGACCTGCGGCGCGGCGAGCCCCAGGATCCCGTACCTGGCGGTGCGCGAACTCAGCGGGAGGAGCGCCACCGAGCGGATGTCTCGAGCCGCCGCGCGGCGTGCCCAGTCGGTGAACGGCAGCAACGTCACGTCCGCGATGACGCGGGGACTGCCCGTGCGCATCACGTCGGCGAGCATGCCTATGGTGGCGGAGGCGTCGCCCAGCGACCGGGCGTCGAGCTCCACGCCGTGGAGCAGGCGCGGGACGAGCCGCCCCTCCTGCTCGCGGAGTATCCAGACCTCCGTGGCGCCGAAGAGCTCCCTCGCCCCGCTCACGACCGTCCGGTCCAGAGCGTCCTGCGTGAGAGAGGCCGACAGCGACCTGGCGTTCTGCGAGAGCGCCGAGAGCCCCTCCACGTAGCGCTTGAGGTCGCGGCGCATCTGGTCGAGCGAGCCGGCGAGCTTCTCGATCTCGTCTCCGGTGGGAGCGACGATCGGCTGGTCGAAGCGCCCCGCGCCCACCGCGCGGGAGTCCTCCACGAGCTCGCTGAGCGGGCGGACCAGCATGCGGGAGAGCACCCAGACCAGCGCGATCACGACCAGCTGCACCGCGACCACGACCGCGACCACGGTGATGAGCTGCTCGCGCAGTCCGGCGAGCACCGCCGCCGAGGGTACGGCGGATCCCGCCCCCCACCCGAACTCACGGATGGGGACGTCGCTCGCCAGCACCTCCTCGCCGGTCACCGGGTGCGTGGAGAACCCGCCGGCCACGCGCCCGGCCAACGCCTCGCGCACGAACAGCGCGTCGCGGAAGTTCACGTCGAGCTCTATGTAGGCGGGGTCGCGGCTGCCGTAGACGAGCCTGCCGGTCGAGTCCACGATGTGGACGAAGCCGCGGTGGAGCGGGACGGGCGCCTCGCGGTTGAACGCCCGCAGCGAGATGAAGGCGGCCACCGCCGCCCCCCGCTCGCCCTCCTCGACCGCACGCACCGCCCAGAACCCGGCTTCGCCGTTCAAGCTGACCACGTCGGAGAGGACGAAGCGCCCTCGGTCGGCGAGGATGTCCTGCACCTCTCGCCTGTCCGAGAAGTCCCGCCCTTCGAGCCGTCCTCCCGCGGAGACGCTGACCCGTCCGGCGCTGTCGAGCAGGACGGCTTCGGTCACGGGGTGCTCGGAACCCAGCTCTCGCAGGTCCTCGGCGATGGCCTCCTCCGAGCCGTGCTCGGCGTGCCGCCCCACGAAGGCCAGCGAAGACGACAGCGATCGCATCTCGCTCTGAAACCCGTCGGCCGCCAGGGTAGCGAGCTCCTCGCGCTCGAAGAGGGCGAGGCGGACCTGGTCGCGGTAGCGCCCGAGGAACGGCAGACCCAGGGCCACGATGAGCGGCAAGGCTATAATCAGGTAGATGCCGACGAGCTTCCGGCCGATGCCCACGCGCCGAATCCTCATGAGGAACCCCTGCATGGCGCCCCCGGCTCCCGACGGACGAGGTCGTCCTCGATATCTCCTACATGGAGGAAGGGCAAACTATGATCATCACCAGGCCCCGGGAGTGGCGGCGCGTCCTGTCCGAGCTCGAGGGGCTCGGCGTCCGGCGGGTGTACGTGACCGGCTGCGGACAGTGCGCGACGGTGGCGGCGACCGGCGGCGAGCCCGAGGTGGACGAGGCGGCCCGCGCCCTGGCCACGGAGGGCTACGAGGTCGTCGGCTCCTCCGTCGGCGAGGTCGCGTGCCACTCCGGAGGTACGCGCCTCGAGTTCCGCAAGCACGCCGAGGAGGTCGCGCGCGCCGAGGCGGTCCTCGTGCTTTCCTGCGGGGCCGGCGTGCAGACGGTGGCCGACGTCGTCCCGGTCCCGGTGCTGCCGGGGCTGGAGTCGGCCTTCCTCGGCAACGTGATACGCCATGGGGTGTTCGAGGAGCGCTGCCAGATGTGCGGCGAGTGCGTCCTGGCCTCCACGGCCGGTATCTGCCCCGTCACGACGTGTCCGAAGGGTGTGCTGAACGGGCCGTGCGGTGGGATGTGGGACGGGATGTGCGAGGTGCTGACCGACCGCGAATGCGCCCACGTCCGCATCGGGCGGCGCCTGGCGGAGCAGGGCCGCGGGCCGGCGCCCGAACTGCCGGCGAAGGACCACTCCGTCAAGCTCAAGCCCGGCGCCGTCGATCTGCGCGCGGCCCGGCGGGGCAAGGGGTCCGGGTGACCCGTCTGCGCGACGCGCTCCAGGCCGGCGAGTTCGTCGTCACGGGCGAGGTGGCGCCGCCGCGCGGCGTGGACCTGTCGGGCATGCGGCGCTCGGTCGAGACGATAGGACCGTGCTGCCACGCGCTGAACGTGACCGACAACCAGGGGGCGAGTCTGCACCTGTCGAGCCTGGCCGCCTCGCGTCTGGTCCTCGAGATGGGCTTCGAGCCCATCTTCCAGCAGACCTGCCGCGACCGTAACCGCCTCGCGCTGCAATCCGACCTGCTCGCGGCGTGGTCCCTCGGGCTCGAGAACGTGCTCGCCGTCACGGGAGACGATCCCCGCGGCGGCGACCATCCCGAGGCCAAGGCCGTCTTCGACCTGGACTCCACGCAACTCATCCGCGTCGCGGCAGGGCTGAACGACGGCCGCGACATGACGGGGCGGGAGCTGGAGGGCGGCACCGGGTTCTTCGTCGGCGGGGCGCTGTTCCCCGAGGCGGAGCCGTGGGAGGCGCAGCTGCGGCGTGCGGTCCAGAAGGCCGAGGCGGGCGCGAGGTTCTTCCAGACCCAGGCCGTCTTCGACATCGGAAAGCTCGAGCGCTCCGTGGCGGCGCTGCGCCCGTACGGGGTGAAGGTCATCGCCGGGATCCTGCTGCTGCGCAGCCCGCGGGTCGTGCGCTTCATCAACGAGCGGCTCGCCGGGCTCATGGTCCCGGAGGAGACAGCGGCCAGGATCGTCCGGGCGCCGGATCCCGCCGCCGCCTCGGTCGCGCTGGCCACCGAGCAGGTGCGCGCCGCGCGGGAGGTCGCCGACGGCGTGCACCTCATGCCGCTCGGGCTCGACGAGGCCGTGCCCGCGATCCTTCAGGGGGCCGGGCTGCCGGGACGATAGCGGGCGGGGACCCGTGACGGTAGAATGACGGTGGGGACTGCGCCCGCGGCGCCATTCCGCCGCTGAGCCGGCGGAGTCGCCGTGCAGCCCGTACGTTCGGCGGGGGGTCCCGTGGACGCTGCCGATCCTGTCTCTAGCCCGCTGTTCCCGGACTACTTCCTCGGAATGGTCGCGGAGCTCGCGCCGCTGGGCATCTGCGTCATCGACGGCGAAGCCATGTGCTTCCGCTGGGCGAACCGCACCGCCTTGCAGCTCTTCGGCGAGCCCTTCGCGACCTTCGGCGTCGGCGGGCGCCACGTGCTCGACGTCTTGCCCGAGGCCGGCGAGAACGGGTTGCTGGCCTCGGTCGCCTCCGTGTGCGAGCGCGGCGAGCCCGACGACCCGCTGGAGTGCGACTTCAGCCGAAGGGGCGCCCAGCGCGACTGGCGGTGGACGCTGCGCCCGCTGGGCAGGCTCAGGGGAGGTCCGGCCGACGCCGTGGCGGTGGTGGAAGACGTCACCGCCTCCGCGGTCGCGCGCGCTCGTGCCGAGGAGCAGGCCTCGCGCCTGGAGATGGCGCTGAAGCGCTCGGGAAGCGTGCTCGCGAGCCTGAGCGCGGGGCTGGCCGTCTTCGACCTCAAGGGGTGCCTCATCTACGCCAACCAGGCCGCTCGCGATCTCGGGGTCCAGTGGGACCAGCTGGTCGCGACGCCTCCGGTGGACACCGCCCACATCGTTCGCACGATCGACGGCGAGGAGGTGCCCCGCGAGGAGTGGCCGCTCGCGCGCGTGCTGCGGGGACAGGCGTTCACCGACAGATGGCTCAGGCGGACCGACCCGGTCACCGGCCGAGCGTACTTCCTCAGCTACGGCGGCGCGGTGGTCCGCGACGACCGTGACAAGCCGACGCTCGCCGCCCTGACGCTGCACGACGTGCACGACCGC
This window harbors:
- a CDS encoding 4Fe-4S binding protein, producing the protein MRRRLDLTFPPRQAKKPITWHLVRDFDLVPNILRAQIQPGQYGRMVVEVSGKREDIEAAMAFLAHEGLEVRPAASDIALDEERCVVCGLCTAVCKPGAMVLGERAELVFDKDKCVYCEACVSACPRRAVTLSF
- a CDS encoding SpoIIE family protein phosphatase, with the translated sequence MRIRRVGIGRKLVGIYLIIALPLIVALGLPFLGRYRDQVRLALFEREELATLAADGFQSEMRSLSSSLAFVGRHAEHGSEEAIAEDLRELGSEHPVTEAVLLDSAGRVSVSAGGRLEGRDFSDRREVQDILADRGRFVLSDVVSLNGEAGFWAVRAVEEGERGAAVAAFISLRAFNREAPVPLHRGFVHIVDSTGRLVYGSRDPAYIELDVNFRDALFVREALAGRVAGGFSTHPVTGEEVLASDVPIREFGWGAGSAVPSAAVLAGLREQLITVVAVVVAVQLVVIALVWVLSRMLVRPLSELVEDSRAVGAGRFDQPIVAPTGDEIEKLAGSLDQMRRDLKRYVEGLSALSQNARSLSASLTQDALDRTVVSGARELFGATEVWILREQEGRLVPRLLHGVELDARSLGDASATIGMLADVMRTGSPRVIADVTLLPFTDWARRAAARDIRSVALLPLSSRTARYGILGLAAPQVMPWAEEEREGELLGLFAGQVADALENVGLFEQVQRLADDNERLYERERDVALRLQESLLRMPVSVPGLRFHHLYRSAVEATLVGGDFYDLFELGHQRLGVAVGDVSGKGLEAATLISFVKSSLRAYAYEGYSPARVLASINEAVGRLTQPSEFVTVFFGVYDCPTGRLRYCSAGHPPAIVRRTGATGEAPVETLPTDSPLLGAFSGATFEDGEAILNAGDTLLLYTDGVTEARSPEGGLFGLERLAEAVREAPAEGDLTAAVFARVEAYSEGRIADDVAMLALTPEASLSCEAPMR
- a CDS encoding methylenetetrahydrofolate reductase, with translation MRPRPHRAAPGGAGPRAGARTAGEGPLRQAQARRRRSARGPAGQGVRVTRLRDALQAGEFVVTGEVAPPRGVDLSGMRRSVETIGPCCHALNVTDNQGASLHLSSLAASRLVLEMGFEPIFQQTCRDRNRLALQSDLLAAWSLGLENVLAVTGDDPRGGDHPEAKAVFDLDSTQLIRVAAGLNDGRDMTGRELEGGTGFFVGGALFPEAEPWEAQLRRAVQKAEAGARFFQTQAVFDIGKLERSVAALRPYGVKVIAGILLLRSPRVVRFINERLAGLMVPEETAARIVRAPDPAAASVALATEQVRAAREVADGVHLMPLGLDEAVPAILQGAGLPGR
- a CDS encoding homocysteine biosynthesis protein, with amino-acid sequence MAKSWEEINARIASGDAVVLTAEEFAQVAAEDGVKAAARKVDVVTTGTFGPMCSSGAFLNFGHADPPIKMGEIELNDVPASGGLAAVDTYLGVTEPSRTRGIEYGGAHVIEDLLRGRAVRLRARGPGTDCYPRTEIDTWVTLDDLNQAYLFNPRNAYQNYAVAVNSTDRTLRTYLGTLLPKYGNATYCSSGSLSPLLNDPTYRAIGVGTRCFVAGAPGFVAWEGTQHNPNQARDDNGVPVAPSGTLAVIADLKAADAGFFSAATMSGYGVSAFVGVGVPIPVLDEDLAATLALTDAQLSATVFDYGVARRSRPNLGTVTYEELRGGAIEVEGRKVPCGPISSLAVARRIAEDLKRWVAEERFTLSAPLRPLPGPGAPPFKPLEERGEPEPVLGAEEASGDA
- a CDS encoding homocysteine S-methyltransferase family protein, with protein sequence MPDIGVRLGREVLVIDGAMGTMLQRAGVPPEQCHEQLNVTAPEIVEQVHRDYVIAGADCITTNTFGGTRAKLDEYGLGDQARELNRAAVRIARRSGAQHVLASMGPTGLVPEPLGDATFGELFELFAEQARALAEEGPDAFIVETMTDVAEARCAVFAARSAAPDLPVIASVTFGLSGRTDLSGTDPATAAVVLEAAGAAAVGMNCGLGPEQMLPLVRAMAAATALPVAAQPNAGLPCLEEGRTVFPGTPDETGSHAALFVEAGATLVGSCCGSTPAFTGAISDLARRVPLPARQAPAGVALAGPRASVRIGPGLPLAIIGERINPTGKKALADSLRAGSMSVVREYAVAQQHAGADLLDVNVGAAGVEAAEALPAAVKALVALADLPLVLDTTDAVALERSLKLYPGRALVNSVDGSPDSLRTVLPLAARYGAAVVALCLDDDGIPDTVEGRMAVLDRIREAARGHGMSDRDVVADCLTLSAAADPRAAQVTVEAVWAAARERGLATVLGVSNVSHGLPGRSALNAAFLEMAAAAGLASAIAEAADREVARAAAAANALLGRDPRAEVWIARAAPRGPEEPGGAIGPGRARERAAAALAAAVENGDRDGAPLLVDDLLAAGIAADAVIRGVLTPAIQRLGDAFGRGETFLPQLMAAAEAMKAAVARVKEHLPAEAAVSEGRVAFATVKGDIHSIGKDICVSLLESQGFDVDDLGADVPAEQVAEAARSADVVCLSALMTTTLPRMEEAVRAVRAAAPGIPVLVGGAVVTAEYASALAAGYAADAPGCVEAVRAAVRVGT